The nucleotide sequence TCGGGGGTCGACGCCGAAACAAGACGCGCGTCGGGACGGACGGAGCCCATCATCGCCTCCGCCTCGCGGCGCACGCTCGCGTCGGTGAGCGTGGCGAGGGGCTCGCCGGCGACCACCGACAGGTCGAAGCCGTCCGCAGCGGCCAGGGCCGCAGCATCCGCGACGGCATCGAGCTGCTTCTGCGCGAGATACAGGCTCGTCGCGGCCGTGCACACCAGGATCACCGCGATCGCAAGCACGGCGTAGCCGAGCGTGAGAATGAGGACGCTGCCCTCGTCGTCGGCATCGTGCGCCTCGGTGCGCGCGGCACGGGCGCGGCGCACGCGCGCGATCACCGTTCGCTCCAGAAGCGGGAGACCTTGTGTGCGGCCGAGGCATCGATGGGGATCGCGGCGATGCTGTCGAGATCGAGCACCGGCGGCACGAGCGGCAGGGTGACCGACGTGCGGACGCTCACGTGCAGAGTCGCGCCGGCCCTCGGGCACGCGGCGCCGGATGGCGTGCAGTCGAACGAGAGGTCGACGTCGTCGAGTCCGTACTCCTGCGACACCGCCGCCAGCACGGCGTCCGCCCGGGCACGGGCGTCATCGGCGTCGCTTGCCGTCGACACGGCACGTGCGACGTGGCGTGCTGCGGCCTCCGCTCCCAGGCTCTGCCCCTGGATGAGCCCGAGCGCGACGACCAGGTAGACGAGAGGTACGAGCAGGACGAGCCCGACGAGGATGAACTCGAGCGCCGCGGAGCCGCGGTCGCCGAGCGGGTCCGTGGGAGGAGCGTCAGTCGAAGGATTCGACGGGTGCATGTGCCGTCACCTCCAGTCCCCGCGCCGCCCCGAGCAGGCCGACCAGCGGCAGCGTCGTCCGGACGCGCACCTCGACCGTCTGCTGACCGAGCGACGCCGTCTCGTGTGCGGTGACATCGGTGGTGTACTCGGCGCCGATGGTGCGATCCACGATGTCACGCGTACGCTGAGCGCCGTCGGCGAGCGTCGTGTCGGCGAGGGCGGCGTGGTACGCGCCCTCGACCGCGGCGTCGTGGACGACATTGCGGACGTACACCGCGAGGCCGAACTGCAGCACGCCCAGCGTGAGGACGGTGAGGAGCGCGCCGACGAGGATGAACTCGACAGGACTGGCCCCGGCGTCGTCTCGGAGATCCGCCACGAGTCGGGTCCGCATGCCCGACCTCGCGCGGGCCAGGACGACGCGCACGGCGTCAGAGTCCGGAGACGCGGCTGATCGCCTGCTCGAACAGATCGGCAAGCGCAGGACCGGCCATCGCCCAGATCACGACGACGAGTCCCGCGGTCATCAGAGTGATGAGGACCCAGCCGGGCACGTCGCCCCGCTCGTCGTCGGCGAGGTCGCGCGCCCCCGCGTGAAGTCGAGCGGTGAGGCGCAGCATCCGTTCTTTCATCATTTCTCCTTCCGGCCGTCAGCCGAGTCCGAGTCGAAGCATGAAGATCCCCGGGAACACCGCGAACAGCACGCTGAGCGGCAGGATCAGGAAAACCAGGGGGAAGAGCATGTAGATCTCTTTCCGGCCCGCGCGCTCGATGAGCGTGCGCTTGGCGTCCTCGCGAGCGTCGATCGCCTGCGCCTGCAGAACGTGCGCGAGCGGGGCGCCGCGCTCGATCGCTGCCACCAGCTGGTCGATCGCGCGGGTGAGCGCAGGGATCTCGAGGCCCGCGGCCAGGCGCGTGAGCGATTCCGACAGCGGTGAGCCGGTGCCTACCGCCACCACGACGCCGCGCAGCTCGGCGGTGAGCTCCCCCGCACCGACATCGCTGACGCGACGCAGCGAGTCGAGGATCCCCTCACCCGCCGACAGGCAGAGCGCGAGGAACTCGAGCACGGTCGGCAGCTCTTCCTCGATGCGCGCCGCTCGCGCCCGTGCCGCGCGCGTGAGCCACGCGTCGTACGCGATCGCTGCTGCCACGGCGGCGACCGGTGGGAGCAGTGCGAGAACGGGCGACCCGCGCCCGGCGAGAACGAGCGCGACGACGACTCCGCCGCCGATCGCGAGGCCCGCGATCGCCCAGGCGAGCTGCCGGCCGCGGAAGCGCGCCGCGTCGATCGCCCAGGCCGCCTGGTGCAGCCGCCGCGTGAGCACCGCATCACCACCGGCGAGCCGGGCGAGGCGCCGCCGTGCGAACGCCGACCACGCGAACGGCGAACTCCCGCCGGCGGAGTCAGTCACGTCGAGGCCCCGCGGATCGGTGACATCGCGGATGTACGGCGCGATCCGCCGCGCCAGGCTGGGCGCGCCCCACCGCGGCGCAAGCGAGATCAGCAGACAGACGCCGACGCCCAGCGCCGTGCCGAGGACGACGGCGTACGCGACATCCCCCATCGCGAACCCGATCATCCGAACCACCGCCGCGGCTCGGGAAGGCGGCCGAGCCGGATCATGAGCCGGTAGGCGACGAGCGACACCGCCGCACCGACGAGGATGAGCGCGATCCCTCCGGGGCTGCCGTAGGCACGCGCACCTTCGGGCCGCATCGCGAGCATCGCGAGGATCACCCACGGCGCGATCACGCCGAGCACGGCCGCCCCGCGGATCCACGATTGGCGGGACTCCACCTCGGCACGCAGCGCCGCGTCCGCCCGCACCGACGACGCGAGGGCCCGCAAGACCGTCGTGAGCTCCGTGCCGCCGACCTGTCGCGCCATGCGGAGAGTCTCGACGATGCGATCGGCGACCGGGTCGGCCAGGCCGGTCTTGAGCCTCTGGATGCTGGAATCGAAGTGCCCCGAGGCCGCCATGTCGCGGGCGAAGGCCGCGAACGCGGGCCTGAGCTCGGAGGGCGCGGAGTCGGCGAGGGTCGCGACCGCGTCGGGCAGCGACATCCCCGCCCGCACCGAGGCGATGAGCAGATCGCACACGTCTGGCCAGAGTCCGCGCCGCGAGCGCAGCAGCTTCGAGCGGCGCGCCCGCAGCCATGTGAACGGCGCCAGCGCACCGGCGACGGCGGCGACCAGAGCGAGGGCGGCGACCGGAGCGACGAGCCACGCCACCGCAGCCGCGACCGCGCCGCACACGCCTGCCACAACGACGATCGCCGGCACCGAGACGCGTGACATGCCCGCGTCTTCGAGCAGGCGCGCAATCCGCCCGCGCCGTGCGACGCCCGGGCGGCGGGATCCTGCGGGCCAGAGCCACGGCGAGAGAATCAACAACAGCCCGGCTGCGAGCACCGCGCCCCATACGAAGGTCACGCGGACACCGTCCGATACAGCGTGTGCGCGGTGATGACGCCGCCCGCGACCCCGGTCGGCGTGACGATCTCGACCACTCGCCGCGCTCCGCTCGCGTCGCGCTCGCAATGCGCGACCAGATCCACGGATGCTGCCACCGCCGGCTGCACGAAGCTCGCGTCGATGTTGCGCCCGGCCAGCAGCGGCAGCGCGGCGAGCTTGGCCAGCGCCTCTCGTGCCGAATTGGCGTGGATCGTCGCCGCCCCGGGGACGCCGGTGTTGAGCGCGAGCAGTAGGTCCAGCGCCTCGGCGTCGCGCACCTCGCCCACGACCAGGCGGTCGGGACGCATACGCAGCGCCTCCTTCACCAGGCGCCGGAGCGTCACCTCGCCGGTGCCTTCGAGACTCGGCTGGCGGCCCTGCAAGGCGACGAGATCGGACGCCGCGACCGCGAGTTCGAATGTCTCCTCCACGGTCACGATCCGGTGCTCGGGCGGACACGCCGCGATGAGCGCGCCGAGCAGCGTCGTCTTGCCCGCGTGCGTCGAGCCCGACACCAGGACCGACTGCCCGGCGACCATCGCGTCGCGCAGCAGCGTCGCCGCCTCCGGTGCGATCGAGCCGGCGGCGACCAGCCGTCCGAGATCGCGGTACGCAGGAAGGAACTTGCGGATGTTCACCGCCCAGTGCCGGCGAGTGATGTCCGGGATGACGACATGGAGCCGGCTGCCGTCCGGCAGCGACGCGTCGACGAACGGCTGACTCAGATCGACACGACGGCCGCTGGACTGCAGCATCCGTTCCACCAGATCGCGCACCGCGGTGTCGGTGAGCATGAGCGGCGTGCGCTCGGGCACTCCCCCGCGGGCCACGAAGATGCGGTCGGGGGCGTTGATCCACACCTCTTCGACCGTCGGATCGTCGAGGTACGCCTGCAACGGCCCGAAGCCGGACACCGCGGCGAGCACCTCGCGCACGCACGCCGTCTCGTCGTCGACGGGCGCGAGTCCGCGGGCCAGGGCGAAATCGTTGTGCCGGCGCACCTCGGCGCGGGCGACCTGCGCCGCGAACTCGGGATCGCGGGTCGGATCCGAGCGCTCCGCCAGGAGGCGCTCACGCACGCGCTCCGCCACGACGGTCGCGACGGGAGCGGCGGGGGAAGTCACGTCAGCATCCTGCCAATTGGCTGCGGAGCCGGCCGAAAGTTATCCACAGATGCGCGGGACGCGCTCGAGAGGCAGGATGGAGGAACCGACGAAGGGACGAAGATGACGAAGACGGAGATGACCCCTGCGGCGAAGGCGGGACTCGGCGTGCTCGGCATCGTGCAGGTCGTGTTCGCGTTCCTCGCGTTTTGGGATCTGGCACACCGCGACGCCGACGAAGTGCGCGGACCCAAGGTCGCATGGATCCCCGCGATCCTCGTGAACTGGATCGGCCCCGCGAGCTACTTCCTCTTCGGCATCCGCCGCTGATTCCTCCCCCGTGTCGACGGGGGCGCCAGCCCCACAGCCGACCCTCAGTCGCCTCAGTAGACTGAGAGCCTCGCGGGAGTGGTGAAATTGGCAGACACGCAGGATTTAGGTTCCTGTGCCTCCGGGCGTGTGGGTTCAAGTCCCACCTTCCGCACGCGAGTTCTCGCATCATCCGCCGACTGACGACGGGACAACCATCGTGCACGCTGTTCCCACCGCCCTGATCCCCTGGCTGGATCCGGCCGCCATCATCGGATGGGCCGGTCCGTGGGCCCTCGTCGTGGTGTGCTTCATCGTCTTCGCCGAGACCGGCCTGCTCGTCGGGTTCCTCCTCCCCGGCGACACACTCCTCGTCATCTCGGGACTGCTGTCGCACCCTCAGCCGTACGCGCCGCACGGTGTGTTCGGCCTCAGCGTGTGGTGGGTGGCGCTCCTCATCGGGCTTGCCGCGTTCGTCGGTGGCGAAGTCGGCTACTACATCGGTCACAAGGGCGGTCCGGCGGTCTTCGAGAAGAAGGAGTCCGGGCTCTTCAGCGTCAAGAACGTCGAGCGCACCAACGCGTTCTTCGAGCGCTTCGGCGGCCTGACGATCATCCTCGCCCGGTTCGTGCCGATCGTCCGCACGTTCGCCCCTGTCGCCGCGGGCATCGGCCACATGAACAAGTGGAAGTACACGCTCTACAACTTCACAGGCGCCGTCCTGTGGGGCTTCGGGCTCACGATGTTCGGCTACGCCATCGGATTCATCCCGCCTGTCGCAGAGTTCGTCGAGAACTACATCGACCTGATCCTGCTCGCTGCGGTGGGTGGCACTGCCGTCGTGACGCTGTGGCACTACCTCCGCGAGCGCAGCAAGGCGAAGAAGGCCGCCGCGGCCGGTGAGGACGTCGTCACCGACCATGCCGAGGCCGAGGCGCTCGTGCTCGACCCCGAGGTGTTCGAGCGCGGACCCGAGCACGGCGACGCTCCGAAGGCGTGAGCTCAGGGGTGTTCAGGCGGTCAGGACGCCTTCTTCTTCTTCGCTGCGGGCTTCTTGGCGGATGCCTTGGCCTCGGCCCTCGCCGGGGCGGCAGCATCCGTCTTTCCTGACGTCGTCTTCGCGCCGCCCTCGCGGGCCGCACGCGACTTCTCGACGCTCGCGCGGAGGGCGGCCATGAGGTCGATGACCTCGCCGCCCACCTCCTCTTCCTCCTGCTCGCCGAACGTCTCGGACGTGTCGACCGCGTCGCCCTTTTCGAGCTTGGCCTCGATGAGGGTGCGCAGCTCCTCCTGGTACTCGTCCTTGAACTCCTCGGGATCGAAGTCGCTCGAGAAGCTCTCGACGAGGGACGCCGACAGCTCCAGCTCCTTCGCCGAGATGCGCACCGACTCGTCCAGCGAGGGGAACGCGGCCTCTCGCACCTCGTCGGACCACAGCAGCGTCTGCAGCACCAGTACGTCAGAACGCACCCTGAGCGCCGCGAGCCTGGTCTTCTGCCGCAGCGAGAATCGCACGATCGCCGTGCGGTCGGTCTGCTCGAGCGTCTTGCGCAGGAGCACGTAGGCCTTGGGCGAGGCCGAGTCGGGCTCGAGGTAGTACGCACGGTCGAGCGTCAGCAGATCGATCTGCTCGCTCGGCACGAACTCTACGACGTCGATCTCGCGACTGCGCTCAGCCGGGAGCGACTCGAGGTCCTCCTTTGTCAGCACCACGGTCTTCTCGCCGTCGTCGTAGGCCTTGTCGATGTCGAAGTACGGCACGACTTCACCGTCGATCTCGCAGATCCGCTGGTAGCGGATGCGCCCGCCGTCCTTGTTGTGCACCTGATGCAAGGAGACGTCGTGGTCCTCGGTCGCCGAATACACCTTCACCGGCACGTTGACGAGCCCGAACGTCAGTGCACCCTTCCAGATCGCTCTCACCCCACCAGTGAACACCAGGGCGCCGACACGCGGCCACCCCTTGCGCGCCGCGGCGCCGATACTCTGAGCCCATGGCGGGCGACGAGCAGCTGGTGCGCATCGGCGGGCGCCGCCTGCGCATCACGAATCTCGAGAAAGTGCTCTACCCCGAGACCGGCACCACCAAGGGCGAGGTGATCGACTACTACTCGCGCATCGCCGAGGCGCTGATCCCCCACGTAGTCGGACGCCCCGTCACCCGCAAGCGGTGGCCCGACGGCGTCGGCACGGCGGACGATCCCGGCATGGTCTTCTTCGCGAAGGACCTCGAACGGGGCGCGCCCTCATGGGTGCGGCGGATGCCGATCCCCCACTCCACCGGTACCAAGGAGTACCCGCTGGTCGGCGACGTGCCGACGCTCGTCTACCTCGCGCAGGTCGCGAGCCTCGAGCTGCACGTGCCTCAGTGGCGATTCGATGCGGGAGGCGGCCGAGGCCCTGCCGATCGGCTCGTGCTCGACCTCGACCCGGGTCCGGATGCCGGCCTCGCCGAGTGCGCGGTGGTGGCCGGCTGGGCGCGTGAGATCCTCCTCGACATGGGGCTGGAGCCGTACCCGGTCACCAGCGGCAGCAAGGGCATCCACCTCTACACAGCGCTGCCGCCCGGACAGTCCACCGAGCAGGCATCGGCGCTCGCGAACGAGCTCGCCCGCGCGATCGAGGCCGATCACAAGGACCTCGTCGTCAGCAGCATGAAGAAGACCGAGCGACACGGGAAGGTGCTCATCGACTGGAGCCAGAACAACGGATCGAAGACGACGATTGCGCCCTACTCGTTGCGCGGTCGCCCGCATCCGACGGTCGCCGCGCCGCGCACGTGGGACGAGCTCGATGACCCGGGGCTGCGCCACCTCGAATTCACCGAAGTGCTCGATCGCGCCGAGACCATCGGCGACCCGATGGCCGCACTCGGCTTCCACGCCGGCGGTCGAGACGCGGAGTCCGGCCCGCTGTCGGCGTACATCTCCAAGCGCAGTGCCGACCGCACCCCGGAGCCGGTGCCTGCGAACCCCCTGGGGGCCACGCCTCACGGGGAGCTTCCCCGCTTCGTCATCCAGGAGCATCACGCGACCGCCCTGCACTGGGACTTCCGCCTCGAGCACGACGGCGTACTGGTGAGCTGGGCCGTGCCGCGGGGCGTGCCCCACTCGTATAAGCGCAACAACCTCGCCATCATGACCGAGGACCACCCCATGGAGTACGCCACGTTCGAGGGCACGATCCCGGCGGGCGAATACGGCGGAGGCACCGTCACGATCTGGGACGACGGCCGCTACGAGCTGGAGAAGTGGCGTGACGACGAGGTCATCGCGACCCTGGAGGGCCGTCCGGGCGGGCCGCTCGGACGCGTGCGGCTGGCTCTGATCCGCACCGCCGGCGAAGGAGAGAAGTCCAGCTGGCTCCTGCATCGGATGAAGACGGATGCTGCGGGCCGCCCGCAGCCGGAGGGCACCGTCGTCGAGCCCAGCCCGCAGGCTGACGCCCCGCGGCAGGCCGGCGTCCGCCTTCGACGCGCCAGCCACGACCCGACTGAGAAGCCCGGCCGCAGCTCGGAGTCGTCGCCGAACCTCGACACGCTGCGCCCGATGCTCGCGACCGCGGCCGATCCGGTGCGCGCGCGCCAGGACGCCCGGCGCTGGGGTGAGCCGGCGTGGGTGGAGATGAAGTGGGACGGCATCCGCGCGGTCGGAGCCTGGGACGGGCAGCTCCTGCGCCTGTTCGCCCGCAGCGGCAACGAGGTCACGCACCGGTACCCGGAGCTGACGGCGGTCGACGCGGGGCTGGGCGCCGAGCCGTGCGTCCTCGACGGCGAGCTCGTCGCCCTCGAACCCGACGGACGGCCGAGCTTCCCGCTCCTGCAGACGCGGATGAACCTCGAGCACACGGGAGACATCGCCCGCGTGGCGCGGCGGACGCCCGTCCGCTACTACCTCTTCGATGTGCTCGCCCACGACGGCGAAGACCTCACCGCCCTGCCGCTGCACGAGCGACGGGACGTGCTGGAATCGGTGGCCGCTGCATCCGTCGAATCGATCACCGTTCCGCCCGTCTTCGACGATGTCGACGCGGCGCTCGACACGAGTGTGCAGCTGCGCCTGGAAGGGATCGTGGTCAAGGATCCAGCCTCGCGCTACCTGCGGGGGGCACGGTCGGAGTCCTGGCTCAAGGTGAAGAATACGCGCACCCAGGAGGTCGTGATCGCAGGCATCCGGCCCGGGAAAGGCGGGCGCAGCAGCACGTTCGGGTCGCTCTTGCTCGGCATTCCCGGAAGCGACGGGCTGCAGTACGCGGGCCGAGTGGGCAGCGGCTTCAGTGACTCCACGCTCGCCGTGCTGCTGAAGAAGCTGACGCCGCTGCGCACCGACGAGAACCCCCTGGTCGGCGTGCCGGCTCCCGACGCGCGTGACGCCCTCTGGGTGCGGCCCGAGCTCGTCGGCGAGGTCGAGTATGGCGAGTTCACGCCCGCCGGCATCCTGCGCCACCCGCGCTGGCGCGGCCTGCGGCCCGACAAGTCCCCTGCCGAGGTCCGGCGCGAGGACTGATGCCTCGCTAGGCGTGGGCTTCGTGCTCCACGTGTCCGGCCGGTTCGAGCTGGAACGTCGAGTGCTCCACGTCGAAGTGATCCGACAGACACGTCTGAAGGGTGCTGAGGATGCCGCCCGCGCGGCCGTCGGCGAGCGCGGCGTCGTCCACCACGACATGCGCGGTGAACACCGGCGCTCCGCGCGTGAGCTGCCACACATGCACGTCGTGCACGTCGACCACCCCGGGTGCGGCGAGGATGTGCTCGCGGATCTCCCTGACGTGCGTGCCTTTGGGCGCCGACTCGGCCAGCACCGAGCCAACCTCACGCAGCAGCCCGATCGCCCGCGGTATGATCATCGCGGCGATGAACAGCGAGGCGATGGCGTCGGCCTGGTACCACCCCGTCGTGACGATGACGAGCGCGGCGACGATCACCGCCGCCGAGCCGATGAGGTCGCCGAGCACTTCCAGATAGGCGCCGCGCACGTTGATGCTGCGCCGCTGCGCGGAGCTGAGCAGCCACATCGCCACGCCGTTCGCCACCAGTCCGACGATCGCGACGACGAGCATGAGACCGCCGGCGACCTCGGTCTCCCCCGGGCTCATCAGGCGCGAGATGCCTTCGAACGCGACCCACCCCGACAGCACGATCAGGATGACGCCGTTGATCAACGCACCGAACACCTCGGCACGCTGATACCCGAAGGTCCGGCGGTCGTTCGCGGGCCTGGCCGCGACGGTGCTCGCAATGAGGGCGATCACGAGGGCCGCAGCATCCGTGAACATGTGCGCCGCGTCGGCGAGGAGCGCGAGCGATCCCGACAGCACCGCGCCGCCGATCTGCACCACCATCACCGTGGCGGTGAGCGCGAACGAGATCGCGAGCAGGCGGCGGTTGCCCGCTCCTCGGATCCCGGTCGGCGCGTGGTCGTGCATGATCTCAGGCTAAGCCCCGCGTGAGGCGGGACAGGGCTGATCCGCCCAGTCGGGAATGAGTGTGATTCTCACTGTCGACTGCGGATGCCAGCCGGCCGCGGCGACGAACGGTGCGATGCCGGCGAGAGCCGTAAGGCTCGAAATCCTCACCTCCGCTCCGTCCGGCTGATACCGTCGCGCCGTGGAGGACGGCGTCGAGCCAGTGACCGATCGCCCCTGGCGACGCTCGGATGCGTTCGCCTATGCCCGTCATCGCATCGCGCGGGCGGTGCGTCCTCCGGTCGTGGTCACGCCGATCGGCACCGACGTGCGGATCCGGCGCGATGTCGAGGTGCCCATGCGCGACGGGACGCTCCTGCGGGCGAACCTCTACCTGCCGATGACCGGAGTCGCCGTGCCGTCGATCCTCTGCGCGCACCCCTACGGCAAGGACGCGCTCCCGCGACGCGCGGGCCGGCGCTACCGGATCAATCCGCAATTCCGCATCCTGCGCCAGACCGCGGCCGTGCACATCTCGGACGAGACCAGCTGGGAGGCCCCCGATCCGGCGTGGTGGGTGCCGCGGGGCTACGCCGTGGTCAACCTCGATGTGCGCGGCGCCGGCCGTTCGGACGGCGTGGGCTCGTTGATGAGCGACGCCGAGGCGGAAGACGTCTACGACGCGATCGAGTGGATCGCGGCGCAGGGCTGGTGCGACGGCGGGGTTGCGATGCTCGGCGTGTCGTACCTCGCGATCTCGCAGTACAAGGCGGCTGCCCTGCGTCCGCCGCATCTGCGTGCGATCGTGCCGTGGGAGGGCTTCACCGACGCGTACCGCGACTTCTTCTACCCCGGCGGAGTCCGAGAGATCGGATTCTCACGCCTGTGGACGACCCTCGTCCGCCGATCCGCGCGCATGTCGCCGGATCTGGGTCGAGAGGCCTCGGGGCGTCCCGACGACGACGCGTGGTGGCGCTCGCTGGCGCCCGATCTTGGCCGGATCGAGACGCCGATGCTCGTCTGCGGCAGCTTCTCGGACCACAACCTGCACTCTCGCGGCAGCTTCCGCGCCTTCGTCCTCGCCGGATCGACCCACCGCCACCTGTTCACCCACCGCGCCGGCAAATGGGCCGCGTTCTACGGGGATGAGGCCAAGGCGACGCAGCTCGCGTTCCTCGACACGCACCTGAGGGGTGTGGCGTCCGCGCTGCCGCGCGTGCGGTTGGAGGTGCGCGAGCGCGGCGATCTCATCCATGCCGTCCGCGCTGAGGAGCACTGGCCGCCCGCGACCCGGCCGCTGCTGCTCCACCTCTCTGACGGAGGTCGGCTGTCGACGTCGCCGGCGCCCGGCAGGTTCGTCTCGGTGGCCGGCCGACGACGCGCCGCGCGATTCTCGTGGGTGTTCCAGGGCGATGCCGAGGTCACCGGCGAGGCGCGCCTGCGGCTGTGGGTGAGCGCCGCGGTCGCCGGCCCGGTCTCGATCTTCGTCGGGCTCTCGAAATGGAGCGGTGGGCGATTCGTTCCGTTCGAAGGCTCGTACGGCTTCGGTCGGGACCTCGTCACGACCGGGCTTCGCCGGCTCGACGTGCGCACCACTCCCACGGAGGTCGAGATCGACTTCGCTCCGTCGGCGACGTTCTTCCGCGCAGGCGACGAACTGCGCATGCATGTCGCGGGCCGGCAGCTCTCTCCCCGAAATCCGCTGACGGGCGCTTTTCCCGCGCTCTACCGGTCCGGCGGGCGGGCCGCCTTCGCGCTGCATTCCGATCCCACCCGTCCACAGGTGCTCCACCTGCCGGTCGTGGAACGGGGTTGATCCCGCGTCAGAGGGCAGCGAGGAGGGTGGCGAGCGCGCCGAAGGCGCGGGACCGGTGGGATGCCGCGTTCTTCTCGTCCACCGTCCACTCGCCGACCGTCCGCTCGGCGCCGGGCTCCTGCCCGTCGGGCACGAAGATCGGGTCGTAGCCGAACCCGCCGGCACCCGATGGAGCCGTCGCGAGACGCCCCGGCCAGACCCCCTCGACCACGTGCTCCTTCACTGCTCCGTCCCCGGGCACGACGAGCGCGATCGTCGAGACGAACTGCGCGGTGCGGTGCGGGTCACCGATGTCGGAGAGCTGGTCGAGCAGCAGGTTCAGGTTGGCCGCGGCATCCTTCGCGTGTCCCGCCCAGTACGCCGAGAAGACGCCGGGAGATCCGCCCAGCACATCGACGCACACACCCGAATCGTCGGCGAGGGCGGGCAGCCCCGAGTGCTCAGCGGCGGCGCGCGCCTTGATGAGCGCGTTCTCGGCGAACGTGACGCCGTCCTCGATCGGCTCGGGCCCGTCGTACCCGACGACCTCGAAATCGGGGCGCGTCGCCGCGACGATCGCCTGGAACTCCTCGACCTTGTGCGGGTTGTGGGTCGCGAGGACGATCTGAGGCATCCGTCACTCCCCTGCGGGCCGCAGGGCCGCGAGCTGGTGGCTGCGCAGGTCGGCGCAACCGTTGACGCCGAGTTCCAGCAGCGCGT is from Microbacterium sp. LWH3-1.2 and encodes:
- the rdgB gene encoding RdgB/HAM1 family non-canonical purine NTP pyrophosphatase yields the protein MPQIVLATHNPHKVEEFQAIVAATRPDFEVVGYDGPEPIEDGVTFAENALIKARAAAEHSGLPALADDSGVCVDVLGGSPGVFSAYWAGHAKDAAANLNLLLDQLSDIGDPHRTAQFVSTIALVVPGDGAVKEHVVEGVWPGRLATAPSGAGGFGYDPIFVPDGQEPGAERTVGEWTVDEKNAASHRSRAFGALATLLAAL
- a CDS encoding CocE/NonD family hydrolase, with the translated sequence MEDGVEPVTDRPWRRSDAFAYARHRIARAVRPPVVVTPIGTDVRIRRDVEVPMRDGTLLRANLYLPMTGVAVPSILCAHPYGKDALPRRAGRRYRINPQFRILRQTAAVHISDETSWEAPDPAWWVPRGYAVVNLDVRGAGRSDGVGSLMSDAEAEDVYDAIEWIAAQGWCDGGVAMLGVSYLAISQYKAAALRPPHLRAIVPWEGFTDAYRDFFYPGGVREIGFSRLWTTLVRRSARMSPDLGREASGRPDDDAWWRSLAPDLGRIETPMLVCGSFSDHNLHSRGSFRAFVLAGSTHRHLFTHRAGKWAAFYGDEAKATQLAFLDTHLRGVASALPRVRLEVRERGDLIHAVRAEEHWPPATRPLLLHLSDGGRLSTSPAPGRFVSVAGRRRAARFSWVFQGDAEVTGEARLRLWVSAAVAGPVSIFVGLSKWSGGRFVPFEGSYGFGRDLVTTGLRRLDVRTTPTEVEIDFAPSATFFRAGDELRMHVAGRQLSPRNPLTGAFPALYRSGGRAAFALHSDPTRPQVLHLPVVERG
- a CDS encoding cation diffusion facilitator family transporter, with translation MHDHAPTGIRGAGNRRLLAISFALTATVMVVQIGGAVLSGSLALLADAAHMFTDAAALVIALIASTVAARPANDRRTFGYQRAEVFGALINGVILIVLSGWVAFEGISRLMSPGETEVAGGLMLVVAIVGLVANGVAMWLLSSAQRRSINVRGAYLEVLGDLIGSAAVIVAALVIVTTGWYQADAIASLFIAAMIIPRAIGLLREVGSVLAESAPKGTHVREIREHILAAPGVVDVHDVHVWQLTRGAPVFTAHVVVDDAALADGRAGGILSTLQTCLSDHFDVEHSTFQLEPAGHVEHEAHA